A genomic region of Desulfosarcina ovata subsp. ovata contains the following coding sequences:
- the traN gene encoding conjugal transfer protein TraN → MNRKPIMILLSIGIASAVLISAAFGDGLLPVLGCFHDYNGNGALDSGEFGQCVTTPQGDLCMLDNIPCTETVTAAVCPGESVLNAVSDQCEHPVRYRCAGSGAIYQSLAECSGDCSPNADCAVFCPGSLTIRNNVCSADPTCTNGAYDQGADACIEETCPYGNAFACKQFNGETFCSEMSCAISWDIITNLGSAQGEDDIQDNGPVSDENICMGQIYIFTGKDRRCRTWGATIAFDDCCRGEDYLFGMAQCKEKEITLARLKGEGLCHYVGQYCSKEISLGFTDICVEESKSYCCFNSKLARIVQEQGRAQLSTFNGWGRSSRPNCRGLTPEEFQVLDFSQIDLSEWHGDIETKSQTEIQENLQQGVTDFYDRIGN, encoded by the coding sequence ATGAATCGCAAACCCATCATGATTCTGCTGTCCATCGGAATTGCATCGGCCGTCCTGATATCCGCCGCGTTTGGTGACGGACTATTGCCCGTCTTGGGATGCTTTCATGACTACAACGGTAACGGCGCCCTCGATTCCGGAGAATTCGGGCAATGCGTGACAACCCCCCAGGGCGATCTTTGCATGCTGGACAACATCCCGTGCACGGAAACGGTGACCGCCGCGGTCTGCCCGGGGGAAAGTGTGCTGAACGCCGTGTCCGACCAATGCGAGCATCCGGTCCGGTATCGGTGCGCCGGGTCCGGCGCCATCTATCAAAGCCTTGCCGAATGCAGCGGCGATTGTTCTCCAAACGCTGACTGCGCGGTCTTTTGTCCCGGAAGCCTGACCATCCGGAACAACGTCTGCAGCGCCGATCCGACGTGCACGAACGGCGCCTACGACCAAGGCGCCGATGCCTGCATCGAAGAAACCTGCCCATACGGCAACGCGTTTGCGTGTAAGCAGTTCAATGGAGAAACGTTCTGCAGTGAAATGTCGTGCGCGATATCATGGGATATCATCACCAACCTGGGATCGGCCCAGGGTGAAGACGACATTCAGGACAACGGCCCCGTCAGCGACGAAAATATATGTATGGGGCAGATCTATATTTTCACCGGCAAGGATCGAAGATGCCGGACCTGGGGCGCCACCATCGCATTCGACGATTGCTGCCGGGGTGAGGATTACCTGTTCGGCATGGCGCAGTGCAAGGAAAAGGAAATAACCCTTGCCCGGCTGAAAGGCGAGGGCCTGTGCCATTATGTGGGGCAATACTGCTCAAAAGAGATCAGCCTGGGGTTTACCGACATTTGTGTGGAAGAATCCAAATCGTACTGCTGTTTCAACAGCAAGCTGGCAAGAATCGTCCAGGAGCAGGGGCGGGCGCAGCTGTCAACCTTTAATGGCTGGGGAAGATCGTCCAGACCCAACTGCAGAGGACTCACCCCCGAGGAGTTCCAGGTGCTGGATTTTTCTCAAATCGATCTGTCCGAATGGCACGGCGATATCGAAACCAAATCCCAGACAGAAATCCAAGAGAACCTGCAGCAGGGCGTTACGGATTTCTATGACAGGATCGGCAATTGA
- a CDS encoding HD domain-containing protein: MGFLATLSFWDKIWMALGLAGLLLLLIRFHFKLARKEKDALIRIDRFMDTRMTGQSDNHPCAMDHDSQCLKWKHPDIGMFYKGYVEPYTQLLRRIDALDTVVDLLALLDAEGHCPSIAGRGHQHGPADKPADLEASRWQSVRHNAYAILHENVSLREHSLNVASMVVEQRKKGGRDFQMELGRLLIVSLGHDIGKIPGKSKGHAAKDHCMASRDVLDGMLPADYPSRDEILAAVRDHHFSSASGGALLNHLKTADHKARQMELKKYGCEATIAPSFFKTAASHPTKPDRASQKPRYASVDLSWLELSQLLQLVAARINVVEKGKYEAFSHAGMVYVYPRLLAQCACHLAMQAGRMEVVAHMATEEKMEALMYAIRKALEEHVPDKLIGAGYIGRKFQIASGNGDCMNPGFYLPLKISAFTPASPSEIEKRKQGVSLLQSIQSVSIYYPDS; encoded by the coding sequence ATGGGCTTTTTGGCAACTCTTTCCTTTTGGGACAAAATATGGATGGCTCTGGGGCTGGCCGGTCTATTGCTGCTGTTGATCCGGTTTCATTTCAAACTTGCCAGAAAGGAGAAGGATGCACTCATACGCATCGATCGGTTTATGGACACCCGCATGACGGGCCAATCGGACAACCATCCGTGCGCCATGGATCATGATTCCCAGTGCTTGAAATGGAAGCATCCCGACATCGGGATGTTTTACAAGGGATATGTCGAGCCGTACACACAATTGCTCCGGCGGATCGATGCGCTTGATACGGTCGTCGACCTTCTCGCCTTGCTGGACGCTGAAGGCCATTGCCCTTCCATCGCCGGACGCGGCCATCAACACGGCCCGGCCGACAAACCAGCCGATCTGGAAGCGTCACGGTGGCAATCCGTCCGGCATAATGCCTATGCCATCCTGCACGAAAATGTGTCCCTTCGCGAACACAGCCTCAATGTGGCCTCGATGGTCGTTGAACAGCGAAAAAAAGGGGGCAGGGATTTCCAGATGGAGCTGGGGCGTCTTCTCATCGTCTCGTTGGGGCATGATATCGGCAAGATTCCCGGAAAATCGAAAGGCCATGCGGCCAAGGACCACTGCATGGCTTCCCGGGATGTCCTCGACGGGATGTTGCCGGCCGACTACCCGTCCCGGGACGAAATTCTGGCAGCTGTGCGGGACCATCATTTTTCTTCCGCATCGGGCGGCGCTTTGCTGAACCATCTGAAAACGGCGGATCATAAAGCCAGACAAATGGAGCTGAAAAAATACGGCTGCGAGGCAACCATCGCTCCGTCGTTCTTTAAAACCGCAGCGAGTCATCCAACAAAACCCGATCGGGCCTCTCAAAAACCCCGCTACGCTTCCGTCGATCTTTCCTGGCTTGAGCTTTCGCAGCTACTGCAGCTTGTAGCCGCCAGAATCAATGTGGTGGAAAAGGGAAAATATGAGGCCTTCTCGCATGCCGGCATGGTTTATGTCTATCCGCGTCTACTGGCGCAGTGCGCCTGCCATCTGGCCATGCAGGCCGGCCGTATGGAGGTCGTCGCCCACATGGCCACGGAAGAGAAGATGGAAGCCTTGATGTACGCCATTCGAAAGGCCCTGGAGGAACACGTTCCGGACAAACTGATCGGAGCCGGGTACATCGGACGGAAATTTCAGATTGCATCCGGAAACGGCGACTGCATGAACCCCGGTTTTTACCTGCCGTTGAAAATTTCGGCATTTACACCGGCGAGTCCCTCGGAAATCGAAAAACGCAAACAAGGTGTTTCCCTGCTTCAATCCATCCAGAGTGTATCCATTTATTATCCCGATTCCTGA
- a CDS encoding type IV secretory system conjugative DNA transfer family protein — translation MALGRKRKTHTLIGKGIVLGDPRNRIRNIWLKDAERKGHLFCFGTTRIGKTKLAESMICQDIEKGYSVMLVDPKGDIALFSKIAQAAFAAGRQEELCLITPVYPDSSASIDPLAYYYMPEEIVSHVVSGIKAKEEFFVNVAYETTLVIVLSLIIFQRIGRSNAARINFDEIKKRCSYSGLEKLKESLSDVTGNDADEVRAALLQLLESPADYFAKISSSLRTVLTSLSTGSVGRIIGKANANRFIKRLEEGKRVILVIQTGSLLTRRTSHIVARVMISMLQSFAGRRFASGKTVDPLLSLYLDEFSNIAYFDIADLFNKAGGAGIWIHAFSQSVADLDAEIGRDHARKILDNTNTKVFMRVNDPQTARYISEYSGTVKRFSPILQLGGGIMIRETEEQAVLTEDAMNLGLQDFFMFGLSGAYKGKTVAVKPPVLEVIYPDIKTAAN, via the coding sequence ATGGCATTGGGCAGAAAACGCAAGACGCACACCCTGATCGGCAAGGGCATTGTCCTGGGCGATCCCAGAAACCGCATCCGGAACATCTGGCTCAAGGACGCCGAGCGCAAAGGGCATCTGTTCTGCTTCGGGACCACGCGCATCGGAAAGACCAAACTGGCGGAATCCATGATCTGCCAGGACATTGAAAAAGGGTACAGCGTCATGTTGGTGGATCCGAAGGGCGATATCGCCCTGTTTTCCAAAATTGCGCAGGCCGCATTCGCCGCCGGCCGGCAGGAGGAGCTGTGCCTGATCACCCCCGTCTATCCGGACAGCTCGGCCAGCATCGATCCGCTGGCCTACTACTATATGCCCGAAGAGATCGTCTCCCATGTGGTATCCGGGATCAAGGCCAAGGAGGAGTTCTTCGTCAACGTGGCCTACGAAACCACCCTGGTCATCGTGCTCTCTTTGATCATATTCCAGCGCATCGGCCGCTCCAATGCGGCCCGCATCAATTTTGACGAGATTAAAAAGCGATGCTCCTATTCCGGGCTTGAAAAACTCAAGGAAAGCCTCAGCGATGTGACCGGCAACGACGCCGATGAGGTTCGGGCGGCCCTCTTACAGCTGCTCGAATCCCCGGCCGACTATTTTGCCAAGATATCCTCATCCCTCAGAACGGTGCTGACCTCCCTTTCCACGGGGAGCGTCGGCCGGATCATCGGCAAGGCCAACGCCAACCGGTTCATTAAACGACTTGAAGAGGGAAAAAGGGTCATACTGGTCATTCAGACGGGGAGTCTGCTCACCCGCCGGACCAGCCATATCGTGGCCCGGGTGATGATATCCATGCTGCAAAGTTTTGCGGGCCGCAGATTCGCATCGGGAAAAACCGTCGATCCGCTCCTGTCCCTCTATCTCGATGAATTCTCCAACATCGCCTATTTCGACATCGCCGACCTGTTTAACAAAGCCGGCGGCGCCGGCATCTGGATCCACGCCTTTTCCCAATCCGTTGCCGACCTGGATGCCGAGATCGGCCGGGATCACGCCAGGAAAATCCTGGACAACACCAACACCAAAGTCTTCATGCGGGTCAACGACCCCCAGACGGCCCGTTATATCTCCGAGTACTCCGGCACGGTGAAAAGGTTCAGCCCGATTCTGCAGCTGGGCGGCGGCATCATGATCCGGGAAACCGAAGAGCAGGCCGTGCTGACCGAAGACGCCATGAACCTCGGACTGCAGGACTTTTTCATGTTCGGCCTTTCCGGCGCCTACAAAGGAAAAACCGTTGCCGTCAAACCGCCCGTGCTGGAGGTGATCTATCCGGATATCAAAACCGCCGCCAACTAG
- a CDS encoding lytic transglycosylase domain-containing protein, translating into MGLRVAAALIVLTALAPNVHGYCFKKAGARYGISPLLLKAISDVESNGDIHAVNYNAASGTVDIGHMQINSFWKKHLGAHYATLFDACYCTMVGAWILKQCIARYGYDWDAVACYHTGCGVADAKSRAKRKRGLAYIRKVKKRLAAAKQP; encoded by the coding sequence ATGGGCCTTAGGGTTGCTGCCGCACTGATCGTATTGACCGCTCTCGCCCCGAATGTGCACGGCTATTGTTTTAAAAAAGCCGGCGCTCGCTATGGCATATCGCCCCTTTTGCTGAAAGCGATCTCGGACGTGGAAAGCAACGGCGACATTCATGCGGTAAATTATAATGCCGCCTCCGGCACGGTGGATATCGGCCACATGCAGATCAACAGCTTCTGGAAGAAACACCTGGGCGCCCATTATGCGACGTTGTTCGACGCCTGCTACTGCACCATGGTCGGCGCCTGGATTTTAAAGCAATGCATCGCCCGATACGGCTACGATTGGGATGCCGTGGCCTGCTACCATACCGGTTGCGGGGTTGCGGATGCCAAGAGTCGCGCAAAACGCAAACGTGGATTGGCCTATATCCGGAAAGTGAAAAAGAGACTCGCCGCGGCAAAGCAGCCATAG
- a CDS encoding ParM/StbA family protein, protein MHDRQEHFVVDQTVITLKNEIARMAFSPILRMGIDIGFGDVKVVSAKIGGNKKADIVKFKFPTAVARVKSRAITGLDDAQVEYGFENSKYLLGSDALGSINILPTRDIDFIVEFGPLLIFKAFEHAARHYHLPIETVCTSAEVCLGLPLAYYKEKKNELARRLARFEVTGCRVDISRLAIQAQGQGILLDFLFDDHCRPDRKWLGSDLLILDIGFNTIDILCVQKGRSSSEWSNMLEGAGICRICRDLDIELKRMGLELGEQTIKNVLVERRATKYGKPIDLSATIARLTSDYADFLHRQIQSKLSDVLKTTRKLIVAGGGAYYVADTFKRKYSGGFLLVPVDAEYSNAGGFYKYLKGVKNG, encoded by the coding sequence ATGCATGACCGTCAGGAACATTTCGTGGTGGATCAAACCGTAATAACACTAAAAAACGAGATCGCAAGAATGGCATTTTCTCCAATCCTAAGAATGGGCATCGATATCGGGTTCGGTGACGTGAAAGTCGTCTCGGCAAAGATCGGCGGCAACAAAAAAGCTGATATCGTTAAATTCAAGTTCCCGACCGCAGTGGCCCGGGTAAAAAGCAGAGCGATTACGGGTCTGGACGATGCTCAAGTGGAGTACGGTTTTGAAAATTCGAAATACCTTTTGGGAAGCGATGCCCTTGGAAGCATCAATATACTGCCCACACGGGATATCGATTTCATCGTGGAATTTGGTCCGCTTCTGATTTTCAAGGCATTCGAGCATGCGGCCCGGCATTATCATCTGCCGATAGAAACGGTTTGCACCTCCGCGGAAGTCTGTCTTGGGTTGCCTCTGGCCTACTACAAAGAGAAAAAAAATGAACTGGCCAGGCGGCTGGCCCGTTTCGAGGTGACGGGCTGCAGGGTCGACATCAGCCGGCTGGCGATCCAGGCCCAGGGCCAGGGCATATTGCTGGATTTTTTGTTCGACGACCATTGCAGGCCCGACAGAAAATGGCTGGGAAGCGATCTGCTTATCCTGGACATCGGATTCAATACCATCGACATTCTCTGTGTCCAAAAAGGTAGATCCAGCTCTGAGTGGTCCAATATGCTTGAGGGTGCAGGAATCTGCCGGATCTGCAGAGACCTTGATATTGAACTGAAAAGGATGGGCCTGGAACTTGGCGAACAGACGATAAAAAACGTATTGGTCGAGCGCCGGGCCACAAAGTATGGCAAGCCAATCGATCTTTCCGCAACCATTGCCCGGCTGACCTCCGATTACGCCGACTTTTTGCACCGGCAGATCCAGTCCAAGCTTTCCGATGTATTGAAAACCACCCGCAAACTCATCGTTGCCGGCGGCGGCGCCTATTATGTGGCCGATACATTCAAACGAAAATACTCAGGGGGCTTTCTGCTGGTGCCGGTTGATGCGGAATACAGCAATGCCGGAGGGTTTTACAAATATTTGAAGGGCGTCAAAAATGGCTGA
- a CDS encoding type II toxin-antitoxin system Phd/YefM family antitoxin produces the protein MQRVSVREARQNIGRLLNAVSAGEKVIITRRGKPVAKLVLIDKNDEDLRFPDRREFRSKLPPSKQASSKMIREMRNERG, from the coding sequence ATGCAAAGGGTAAGTGTACGCGAAGCGAGGCAAAATATCGGACGGCTGTTAAACGCAGTGTCCGCCGGTGAAAAAGTCATCATCACCCGTCGTGGGAAACCGGTCGCGAAACTGGTGTTAATCGACAAGAACGATGAAGACCTTCGTTTCCCGGATCGTCGCGAATTCCGTTCAAAATTGCCGCCTTCGAAACAAGCAAGTTCAAAGATGATTCGTGAGATGCGAAATGAGCGAGGCTGA
- a CDS encoding type II toxin-antitoxin system VapC family toxin, with protein sequence MSEAERFYLDTSALLPYYREESVSRKIQDLLISFQPPVIISDLVKVEFASALARWVRMDEILEEQAVLLEKTFTKDVNAGLFLSKPMKSTYYSQAERWITSRKTALRTLDALHLACSWSLDAELVTCDRILHQAAKKLGVPSRLV encoded by the coding sequence ATGAGCGAGGCTGAACGCTTTTACCTGGATACGAGCGCTCTGCTTCCTTATTATCGGGAAGAGTCGGTCAGCAGGAAAATACAGGATCTATTGATCTCCTTTCAACCTCCGGTGATCATCAGCGATCTCGTGAAGGTCGAGTTTGCCTCCGCTCTGGCTCGCTGGGTGCGTATGGATGAAATATTGGAGGAACAAGCCGTCCTGCTTGAAAAGACCTTTACAAAGGATGTCAATGCAGGACTTTTCCTATCCAAACCGATGAAGTCCACTTATTATTCTCAAGCCGAAAGATGGATTACCTCCAGAAAAACCGCTTTGAGAACGCTCGATGCGCTGCATCTGGCTTGTTCCTGGAGTCTGGATGCGGAGCTGGTTACATGTGACCGGATTCTTCACCAGGCCGCAAAGAAGCTTGGAGTCCCAAGTCGACTGGTCTGA
- a CDS encoding conjugal transfer protein TraG N-terminal domain-containing protein, with protein MRRIVYIILFAVIPSGAFAAVPASLQVITVQGGFDVYAHTFRRLALIMSDAGYNNLFFTFIVIGIFIAGCIVISRSVFEGRARATSWVSWIGTIIFGLIIFKTFIEPRSDLVIFDETNNQSITIGGVPDGVIFIAGLAKKIENGLIHIIETSGSPDSFIDNPGGVTFNIFAKAFAQGVDMSGTGTTGSYLNTNLRNYVNDCLFFEISRPGTTLTLDQINVNTDFIPIFSQASNPAVFTIYRDNANPTGATSSCFSAWSQIQAELAAMTDVSTANQKYWTERCLRAGYNHNVTGAAGPDMVTLCRTKAADLLSNARMLGVVVTSSQLMRQHLMASELYGALQEANPDNAIKVTSSMNMGNRLVGAGIAAGDWMPHMQAMLFAIFVGIMPFFLILAATPFYARMLSFIMGAFVFFIAWGVCDALLHEFAMDKAIDIMTEIKDGQLGLKSFLLFQSDAMKAYACFAQYKVMSIMFASIFAGVLTRIGGSMWARTLTSPGGQMASAGAGAAMEAIDPSKSAGRKSNLTESVPTQVLHNSYGMANQARAALYGKQTEYRTKDAAVKAFGGQMANAGAAATRMSAANLTHLKEKVSHSDAVLKWGNAHGLSNDDTIQMTQDYMQHSTASSALAMNKIAQGYNISAMEALDFGKHVQAETGYGNALGVEKAFRSAQTDGFDGTMADYQSMRADIDSRKGFLTAETVEKMAGSYFGGNTNRLLRHEAQYSQSQTAGMLHSLRQHRVTPQEVGEALGRARSFEAIAKQDHLFAAGDNTYFRTQSAQLYDAAAKHLKRTAMEEIASDGYLSKQTRSNIKAMLATDMGSAQLRAQGGLETTIRGEKEASHFGQFLKSQGVDVQGRDIIGAKARMNMYLDNDGNLKTGFVAVNKGTVITSQDYREHKGALTRDQARDLGLSREGFYSIKSSANGETALFVHGESGRAFTQSNMHVEKDSADGYQVVYKDPDTGKTGYVLLSKGSETRDVASHVRHLKNGETMAFQDANGTLNLVSGEIRSKGVMQDISGTLDNGRAVSFRYNTVTGEITDRDISQNVNFKPDEAYRNLYDKSHGNMLKFYDLNDEATRLAFVNNMARTVGNIIGVDEIKAIGGRGGLGASIGKPGGKKGFGLSGGMELSHSNRQQINQIGASLLHAIEESEDQSGYVDYDKADALLRNECDGLTKRGYKSGRIGLTKEAHDGQAARKHYQENFDQLMDQMMPPSTNKSSKPDDT; from the coding sequence ATGAGAAGAATAGTCTATATCATCCTGTTTGCCGTAATCCCTTCCGGCGCCTTTGCCGCGGTGCCGGCCAGCCTGCAGGTCATCACCGTCCAGGGCGGATTCGATGTCTATGCCCATACCTTCAGGCGGCTGGCCCTGATCATGAGCGATGCCGGCTACAACAATCTGTTTTTCACCTTTATCGTGATCGGCATCTTCATCGCCGGCTGTATTGTCATCAGCCGGTCGGTGTTTGAGGGCCGCGCCCGGGCGACCTCCTGGGTGTCGTGGATCGGCACCATCATATTCGGACTGATCATCTTCAAGACCTTTATCGAGCCAAGATCCGATTTGGTCATCTTCGATGAAACCAACAATCAGTCCATTACCATCGGCGGCGTGCCCGACGGGGTCATCTTTATCGCCGGCCTTGCCAAAAAGATCGAAAACGGCCTGATCCACATCATCGAAACCAGCGGCAGTCCCGATTCGTTCATCGACAACCCCGGCGGCGTCACTTTCAACATCTTTGCCAAGGCATTTGCCCAAGGGGTGGACATGTCCGGCACCGGCACCACCGGAAGCTACCTGAACACCAATTTGAGAAATTATGTAAACGACTGTCTTTTTTTCGAGATATCCCGGCCTGGCACCACCCTCACCCTGGATCAGATTAACGTGAACACCGATTTCATCCCCATCTTCTCCCAGGCCTCCAACCCGGCCGTGTTTACGATTTACAGGGACAATGCCAACCCCACCGGGGCAACCAGCTCCTGTTTTTCCGCCTGGTCGCAGATCCAGGCGGAACTGGCCGCCATGACCGATGTTAGCACCGCCAACCAGAAGTACTGGACCGAGCGGTGTCTTCGGGCCGGCTATAATCACAATGTTACCGGTGCCGCGGGTCCGGACATGGTGACCCTGTGCCGGACCAAAGCGGCCGACCTGCTATCCAACGCCAGGATGTTGGGCGTGGTCGTCACCTCATCCCAATTGATGCGACAGCATTTAATGGCCAGCGAACTGTACGGTGCCCTTCAGGAGGCCAACCCGGACAACGCCATCAAGGTCACCAGTTCCATGAATATGGGCAACCGCCTGGTGGGCGCCGGCATCGCCGCCGGAGATTGGATGCCCCACATGCAGGCCATGTTGTTTGCCATCTTTGTGGGGATCATGCCCTTTTTCCTGATCCTTGCGGCAACACCGTTTTATGCCCGGATGCTTTCCTTTATCATGGGGGCCTTTGTCTTTTTCATCGCCTGGGGGGTTTGCGATGCCCTGTTGCATGAATTTGCCATGGACAAGGCCATTGATATCATGACCGAGATCAAGGACGGCCAGCTGGGGCTGAAATCTTTTTTGCTGTTCCAGTCCGACGCCATGAAGGCCTATGCCTGTTTTGCCCAGTACAAGGTCATGAGCATCATGTTCGCCAGCATATTTGCCGGCGTGTTGACCCGCATCGGCGGCAGCATGTGGGCACGAACCCTGACATCACCGGGCGGCCAGATGGCAAGTGCCGGCGCCGGTGCCGCCATGGAGGCCATCGATCCGTCCAAAAGCGCGGGAAGAAAAAGCAACCTTACCGAATCGGTTCCCACCCAGGTGCTGCACAACAGCTATGGGATGGCCAACCAGGCAAGGGCGGCCCTATACGGCAAGCAGACCGAATACCGGACAAAGGATGCCGCGGTAAAAGCCTTCGGCGGCCAGATGGCCAATGCCGGCGCTGCCGCCACCCGGATGTCGGCGGCCAACCTGACCCATCTCAAGGAAAAGGTGTCCCACTCCGACGCCGTCTTGAAATGGGGCAACGCCCACGGCCTCAGCAATGACGACACCATCCAGATGACCCAGGACTATATGCAGCATTCGACGGCATCGTCCGCCCTTGCCATGAACAAGATCGCCCAGGGGTACAATATCTCTGCCATGGAAGCGCTCGATTTCGGCAAGCATGTTCAGGCGGAAACCGGATACGGCAATGCCCTGGGGGTGGAAAAAGCCTTCCGGTCGGCACAGACGGACGGATTTGACGGCACCATGGCCGATTATCAGTCCATGCGGGCCGATATCGACAGCCGCAAGGGGTTTTTAACCGCCGAGACCGTTGAAAAAATGGCCGGCAGCTACTTTGGCGGCAACACCAACCGGCTCCTGCGCCATGAAGCCCAGTACAGCCAGAGCCAGACCGCCGGCATGCTGCACAGCCTGAGACAGCACCGGGTCACACCCCAGGAAGTGGGGGAGGCCCTGGGAAGGGCCCGTTCCTTTGAAGCCATTGCCAAGCAGGACCATCTGTTTGCCGCGGGCGACAACACCTATTTTCGAACCCAGTCGGCCCAGCTGTACGATGCGGCGGCAAAGCATCTCAAACGCACCGCCATGGAGGAGATCGCTTCCGACGGGTATCTTTCCAAGCAAACCCGATCCAATATCAAAGCCATGCTGGCCACCGACATGGGCAGCGCCCAGCTTCGCGCCCAAGGGGGCCTGGAAACCACCATCCGGGGCGAAAAAGAGGCCAGTCATTTTGGACAGTTTCTGAAAAGTCAGGGCGTGGATGTGCAAGGCAGGGATATCATCGGCGCCAAGGCCCGGATGAATATGTATCTGGACAACGACGGCAATCTTAAGACCGGCTTTGTGGCCGTTAACAAAGGAACGGTGATTACCAGCCAGGATTATCGGGAGCACAAAGGCGCCCTGACCAGGGATCAGGCCCGCGACCTGGGGCTTTCCCGGGAAGGGTTTTATTCCATCAAAAGCTCGGCCAACGGCGAAACCGCTCTGTTCGTTCATGGCGAATCGGGCCGGGCCTTTACTCAATCCAATATGCATGTGGAAAAAGACTCCGCCGATGGATACCAGGTGGTCTATAAGGACCCGGACACGGGAAAGACCGGATACGTTCTACTCAGCAAGGGGTCGGAAACCAGAGACGTGGCTTCCCATGTCCGCCATTTGAAAAACGGCGAGACGATGGCCTTTCAAGATGCAAACGGAACCCTGAACCTGGTATCCGGTGAGATCCGGTCCAAAGGGGTCATGCAGGATATCTCCGGCACACTGGACAATGGCCGTGCCGTGAGCTTTCGGTACAATACGGTCACCGGTGAGATCACCGACAGAGACATCAGCCAGAATGTGAACTTCAAGCCCGATGAAGCCTACCGGAATTTGTACGATAAATCCCATGGCAACATGCTTAAATTCTATGACCTGAACGATGAGGCCACCCGGCTGGCATTTGTCAACAACATGGCCCGAACGGTAGGCAATATTATCGGCGTTGATGAAATAAAAGCTATTGGTGGTAGAGGAGGCCTCGGGGCCTCTATCGGTAAACCCGGAGGCAAAAAGGGGTTTGGCCTATCCGGCGGAATGGAGCTGTCGCACTCCAACCGCCAGCAAATCAATCAGATCGGCGCATCGTTGCTCCATGCAATCGAGGAGTCCGAGGATCAATCCGGGTATGTGGATTATGACAAAGCCGATGCATTGTTACGAAACGAATGCGATGGCCTTACAAAACGGGGGTATAAGTCCGGTCGAATCGGTCTGACAAAAGAAGCGCACGACGGACAGGCAGCCAGAAAACATTACCAGGAAAACTTTGATCAACTGATGGATCAGATGATGCCGCCGTCAACAAATAAAAGCAGTAAACCTGACGATACATAA